Below is a window of Cytophaga hutchinsonii ATCC 33406 DNA.
TCGGTACAATTCTTACACATATCAATTTCACTTCTCGATTTCAAAAGTGATTTCCTGAATTGAATATACGGTGCGCTGTTCCAGATTTCCTTAAACGTATTTGTTTTCAGCTCACCCATTACAAGGTGCGCATCCTTATCAAAACAGCACGGTACAATTTTACCATCCCAGGTAATCACACAGGAGTGCCACATCTTCCAGCAATGATTTAACAAACTGTTTTTTATGGAATAAGTATTATCTGCATTTTTTCTGTAGCGGGCGTATTTATCAATATCGGGAATCAATGGCGAACCGTTTTCATAATCATGGATCTGCGCTGTTTTAAAACGCACTTCACCAACACCCAATTCCTTTGCCATTTTTTTCACTTCCTTCAATTGATGTTGATTGGGTTTCACCACTAAAAATTGAAAAATTACATGCGGTGTAGAAGCGTGTAGTTTTTTCTTCCAGGCAAGAATATTTTTAGTTCCTTCCAGAACTTTTTCTAAGCTTCCCCCGATGCGGTATTGTTCGTAGACTTCCTGTGTAGTGCCATCAATCGAAATGATCAACCGGTCAAGTCCTGATTCTACGGTCTTGCGTGCATTTTCGTCTGTGAGATAATGGGCGTTTGTAGAAGTAGCCGTATAAATTCCTTTGGAAGACGCATATTTAACCATTTCTAAAAAAGAGGTATTCAAATAAGGTTCTCCCTGAAAATAAAAAATCAGGTAACTGATCTGCTGATATAATTCATCAATAATTTTAGAGAACATGGCAATGTTCAGCATGCCTGTTGGCCGTGTAAAAGAGCGCAACCCGCTCGGGCATTCGGGGCAGCGCAGATTACAGGATGTTGTTGGCTCTATTGCAATGGAGTACGGCACAGAAGGATGTACTACATTGCCGGTGATCTTCGAATACTGATAACTGACAAATACCTTCAAAAGCGTTATAAGCCTTTTGAAGGTCATTTTAGAAAGTAAATTCAGTGCATCACCGGTAGCAATCATGCTACAAGTTAAAAATAATAACTGAATGCCACACTCATTCCGTGGCCGGAAGTTTTAGAAGGTGCAACCAGGTATTCAAACCACATTAAATTGGTTGAAACAACAACATGATCTGAAAACGTTTTTGCAATGCCAAATTCAACATCGGCTCTGCCAAAACCGCCATACGATAACGTGGGAATAAGTACAAAATCTTTTGTCAGATAATACGCAAGCTTACCGTATATTCTAGGCATATACCCGCGCACAAATTGCTGGCGCACGCCGCCTGTAACAGTTACGTTAGGCGACAGATGGCGGTAATAAGAAAGATGTAACGTTGAAGGAAGCATGTAGCTTACATCCTTTACATTTTTCTTTACGCCCATATTCTCCAGTACTGTTGTAAAACTTACCGGATCGAGTTGAATGCCATTTCCTCCTCCAATGAGATTATCGATCTGAACGCCATCATACGTGTATGAACCGTCGCCGCTGAATGTGGTAATATCATTCCAGCGGATAAAACCAACGTCTAATAATTCAACAGCAAATTCACTCCGCTTTCCTTTAATGGAAAAAAAGTAATCTGAAGTTAATCCGCCGCCGTGCATTTGCGGCACACGCGCATATACCGTATCGTCTGTATAGGCAACATCAAATTTGCCGTTCAGCGTTAAATAACCGCCGGCACTATCTGTATACAGTGATGCGTTCTTTGAGCGTATTTTTTGTAACCTGCCGCCCCGGACAACTCCCAGGCGTGCGCCAAGCTGTATGTTTTGTTTTTTACCAACGGTCTTTTTAATACCCATGTATACCGTTTGATAATTTACATTATGCATGTTCATCGGATCTAAGCTTGCCGTTTGGCCTGCATACATGGAGTTTCCGTAAAAAAGAAGCTTAAATGCATCCGAAGAAAATTGAGCAGAATTAAAATCGCGATACATAAGCCCTGCTTCAACACGGATTGTATTGAACTTATATTGCCCGTATACACCAACTTTGATATCTGAACCAACCGTATTTGATTTTTTAAAACGATCAACCTGCTGTTGTTTCATATCATCATCTATATATGATTTCGTATACGAATACGATTTAAAAAAAGCATTTGTAAGTGAATTGGAATTCACATAGCCAGCACCATACGCAGAGAAATATCCGGCATAATTCAATTCTTGACTTAAAACAACAAATCGAATTTTTTTTGATTTCATTTGAACTTTTTCGCTATCAGCATGAAATACATATACTTCAGGACTTA
It encodes the following:
- a CDS encoding SPASM domain-containing protein, which gives rise to MIATGDALNLLSKMTFKRLITLLKVFVSYQYSKITGNVVHPSVPYSIAIEPTTSCNLRCPECPSGLRSFTRPTGMLNIAMFSKIIDELYQQISYLIFYFQGEPYLNTSFLEMVKYASSKGIYTATSTNAHYLTDENARKTVESGLDRLIISIDGTTQEVYEQYRIGGSLEKVLEGTKNILAWKKKLHASTPHVIFQFLVVKPNQHQLKEVKKMAKELGVGEVRFKTAQIHDYENGSPLIPDIDKYARYRKNADNTYSIKNSLLNHCWKMWHSCVITWDGKIVPCCFDKDAHLVMGELKTNTFKEIWNSAPYIQFRKSLLKSRSEIDMCKNCTEGTTVWA